The Trueperaceae bacterium genome window below encodes:
- a CDS encoding carboxypeptidase-like regulatory domain-containing protein, with protein MAASIPSSRWARPRALALASSVLACLALTGCGPTAAISLQVGTTALVVPLGQTAEVEVTVTRSGGSGSVGLTASGAPAWVDVSFDPASLGAGETTSTMSIATDDPDGEPASFTLTVTATGSGVSAEARIEVDVQATDVAGAVVDPYGDPLSGYTVYLPGSPPQLTGSDGAFTFDAVTVPYDLTVVAPTVGGQTLAQTFVGLTTGTPSVVPLAAALGQVGDSYSGSATGDLISATYSPLPAEHAARVCLEGVDRPLVYSCGTLTAGDGDYFISGQWFGSPDAQVRVRAVVYHVGADGEPDAIVASGATPTFTLSDTGNQAQDITLTATSSQATATYDLTVPPGLTVTEHVLVAHHSQHASFGLESGDSTATTGTLVAPYFDGIDYSLYAIAYEDPISVERGSLAWATGLAPGAAVSLELPTPPSLVAPSDGAPSVTASTEFTVSNPEGGILSFVAIPGGTGVAFVVTTDQAAVRFPDLTAIGLGPTSGATYLWYVISTPDVGSTDDAVTGDGYLSQFAKLNDATYGGGPGPTTDGRVSTSQQWNFTVQ; from the coding sequence ATGGCCGCAAGCATCCCGTCGTCTCGCTGGGCTAGGCCCCGTGCCCTGGCGTTGGCCTCGAGCGTCCTGGCCTGCCTGGCGCTCACCGGCTGCGGACCCACGGCTGCCATCTCCCTCCAGGTCGGCACGACCGCGCTCGTCGTGCCCCTGGGCCAGACGGCCGAGGTGGAGGTCACGGTGACGCGCTCGGGGGGGAGCGGCTCGGTCGGCCTCACCGCCTCGGGCGCGCCGGCGTGGGTGGATGTGTCGTTCGACCCCGCCTCGCTGGGCGCGGGCGAGACCACGAGCACCATGAGCATCGCGACAGACGACCCCGACGGCGAACCGGCGTCGTTCACGCTCACCGTGACCGCGACCGGGTCGGGCGTCAGCGCCGAGGCACGTATCGAGGTCGACGTTCAGGCGACCGACGTCGCGGGCGCCGTCGTGGACCCGTACGGCGACCCGTTGTCCGGCTACACGGTGTACCTGCCCGGTAGCCCACCCCAGCTCACGGGATCCGACGGCGCGTTCACTTTCGACGCCGTGACCGTGCCGTACGACCTCACCGTCGTCGCGCCGACCGTCGGCGGCCAGACCCTGGCCCAGACCTTCGTGGGTCTCACGACCGGGACGCCGTCGGTGGTCCCGTTGGCAGCGGCTCTTGGCCAGGTCGGAGACTCCTACTCCGGGTCGGCGACCGGCGACCTGATCAGCGCCACCTACTCCCCCCTGCCCGCCGAGCACGCCGCCAGGGTCTGCTTGGAAGGCGTCGACAGGCCCCTCGTCTACTCCTGCGGCACGCTGACGGCGGGCGATGGCGACTACTTCATCTCGGGGCAGTGGTTCGGCTCGCCAGACGCTCAGGTCAGGGTCAGGGCCGTCGTCTACCACGTGGGCGCCGACGGCGAGCCCGACGCGATCGTCGCCTCCGGAGCGACGCCGACCTTCACGCTCAGCGACACCGGCAACCAGGCCCAGGACATCACGCTCACGGCCACCAGCAGCCAGGCCACGGCGACTTACGACCTGACGGTCCCCCCGGGACTCACCGTCACCGAGCACGTTCTCGTCGCTCACCACAGCCAGCACGCCTCTTTCGGCCTGGAGAGCGGGGACAGTACCGCGACCACCGGAACCCTCGTGGCCCCCTACTTCGACGGCATCGACTACTCGCTCTACGCGATCGCCTACGAGGATCCGATCTCGGTGGAGCGTGGGTCGCTGGCTTGGGCGACCGGACTGGCGCCCGGCGCGGCCGTCTCCCTGGAGCTCCCCACGCCTCCCTCGCTCGTGGCGCCGTCCGACGGAGCACCCAGCGTCACCGCATCCACCGAGTTCACGGTCAGCAACCCCGAGGGCGGGATCCTCTCGTTCGTCGCGATCCCCGGTGGAACCGGCGTGGCGTTCGTCGTCACCACGGACCAGGCCGCGGTGCGGTTCCCCGACCTCACCGCCATCGGACTGGGCCCCACATCAGGGGCGACTTACCTGTGGTACGTGATCAGTACCCCGGACGTGGGCAGCACGGACGACGCCGTCACGGGGGACGGCTACCTGAGCCAGTTCGCCAAGCTGAACGACGCGACATACGGCGGCGGACCGGGCCCGACGACGGACGGTAGGGTCTCGACCTCTCAACAGTGGAACTTCACCGTCCAGTGA
- the clpB gene encoding ATP-dependent chaperone ClpB, protein MDQGRFTEAALQMVASSQQVARARQHQQVTPVHLLTALLADPSGLPSRVVEAAGGSPDDARQALDQELSRLPKVSGGAGELYLSGDLAKVLQDANGVAQAWGDSFVAQDVLLVAARRAVPGFKALPDAGALEQAAKKIRGGRSVDTQTAESTFDALERYGIDLTQRAREGKLDPVIGRDDEIRRTIQILLRRTKNNPVLIGEPGVGKTAIAEGLAQRIVNKDVPEGLQGKRIVQLDMGSLLAGAKYRGEFEERLKAVIQETTRSEGQIVLFIDELHTIVGAGRAEGAVDAGNMLKPALARGELRMIGATTLNEYREIEKDAALERRFQPIVIDEPSVEDTISILRGIKEKYEVHHGVEISDPALIAAAQMAHRYIADRRLPDSAIDLVDEAASRIRVQLESLPEEIDSLRRRRLQLEVEREALKKEEDPDSQQRLVRIEEELKAIADRIGQAQAEYEAEKALFETWRRDQEELDRVRTQIEMAERDYDLETVARLRYGELPRLEREVKETARKLEDAKYVRLSVGEDEIAEVVARATGIPVLKLVEGEREKLLGLEKALHERVVGQDEAITAVADAIRRSRAGLSDPNKPIGSFIFLGPTGVGKTETARALAEQLFDSEDRMIRLDMSEYMEKHTVSKLIGAPPGYVGYEEGGQLTEQVRRKPYSVVLFDEIEKAHPDVFNTLLQLLDDGRLTDSHGRTVDFRNTVVIMTSNIGSPQVLEMGASGASYDEMKAKVFGLLQQQFRPEFLNRIDDVIVFHALDRQQVAEIARIQLGRLQRRLDERHITLEMTPEAMEQLALIGYDPVFGARPLKRMIRERIETPLARGIIAGDFDDGDTVRVLPAADGGFNLTAVEPVAAN, encoded by the coding sequence ATGGACCAGGGCCGCTTCACCGAGGCCGCGCTGCAGATGGTGGCCAGCTCCCAGCAGGTGGCCAGGGCGCGCCAGCATCAGCAGGTGACGCCCGTCCACCTCCTCACCGCGCTCCTGGCCGACCCCTCGGGGCTGCCCTCGCGCGTGGTGGAGGCGGCGGGAGGCTCTCCGGACGACGCCAGGCAGGCGCTGGACCAGGAGCTCTCCAGGCTGCCCAAGGTCTCGGGCGGCGCGGGCGAGCTCTACCTCTCGGGCGACCTCGCCAAGGTCCTCCAGGACGCCAACGGCGTGGCGCAGGCGTGGGGCGACTCGTTCGTGGCGCAGGACGTGCTGCTGGTGGCGGCGCGGCGTGCGGTGCCCGGCTTCAAGGCGCTGCCCGACGCCGGCGCTCTCGAGCAGGCGGCCAAGAAGATCAGGGGAGGCAGGTCCGTGGACACGCAGACGGCCGAGAGCACGTTCGACGCGCTCGAGCGCTACGGCATCGACCTCACTCAGCGCGCCCGCGAGGGCAAGCTCGACCCGGTGATCGGGCGCGACGACGAGATCAGGCGCACGATCCAGATCCTGCTGCGGCGCACGAAGAACAACCCCGTGCTGATCGGCGAGCCGGGCGTCGGCAAGACGGCCATCGCCGAGGGGCTCGCCCAGCGCATCGTGAACAAGGACGTGCCCGAGGGCCTGCAGGGCAAGCGCATCGTGCAGCTCGACATGGGCAGCCTCCTCGCCGGCGCGAAGTACCGCGGCGAGTTCGAGGAGCGCCTCAAGGCCGTGATCCAGGAGACGACGAGGTCGGAGGGCCAGATCGTCCTGTTCATCGACGAGCTCCACACGATCGTCGGGGCGGGCAGGGCCGAGGGCGCCGTCGACGCCGGCAACATGCTCAAGCCGGCGCTGGCGCGCGGCGAGCTGCGCATGATCGGCGCCACGACCCTCAACGAGTACCGCGAGATCGAGAAGGACGCCGCGCTCGAGAGGCGGTTCCAGCCGATCGTCATCGACGAGCCGTCCGTCGAGGACACGATCAGCATCCTCAGGGGCATCAAGGAGAAGTACGAGGTCCACCACGGCGTCGAGATCTCCGACCCCGCGCTCATCGCCGCCGCTCAGATGGCGCATCGCTACATCGCCGACCGCCGGCTCCCCGACTCGGCGATCGACCTCGTCGACGAGGCGGCCAGCCGCATCAGGGTGCAGCTCGAGAGCCTGCCCGAGGAGATCGACTCGCTGCGCCGCCGCCGGCTGCAGCTCGAGGTCGAGCGCGAGGCGCTGAAGAAGGAGGAGGACCCCGACTCCCAGCAGCGCCTGGTGCGCATCGAGGAGGAGCTCAAGGCCATCGCCGACCGCATCGGTCAGGCGCAGGCCGAGTACGAGGCCGAGAAGGCGCTGTTCGAGACGTGGCGGCGCGACCAGGAGGAGCTGGACCGCGTGCGCACGCAGATCGAGATGGCCGAGCGCGACTACGACCTCGAGACGGTAGCGCGCCTGCGCTACGGCGAGCTGCCGCGCCTCGAGCGCGAGGTGAAGGAGACGGCGCGGAAGCTCGAGGACGCCAAGTACGTGCGCCTGTCGGTGGGCGAGGACGAGATCGCCGAGGTCGTCGCCCGCGCCACCGGCATCCCCGTCTTGAAGCTCGTCGAGGGCGAGAGGGAGAAGCTCCTGGGGCTCGAGAAGGCGCTGCACGAGCGCGTCGTGGGCCAGGACGAGGCCATCACGGCCGTCGCCGACGCGATCCGCCGCTCGCGGGCCGGGCTCTCCGACCCCAACAAGCCCATCGGCTCGTTCATCTTCCTCGGCCCCACGGGCGTGGGCAAGACCGAGACGGCCCGCGCGCTGGCCGAGCAGCTCTTCGACAGCGAGGACCGGATGATCCGCCTCGACATGTCGGAGTACATGGAGAAGCACACGGTCTCGAAGCTGATCGGCGCGCCGCCCGGGTACGTGGGCTACGAGGAGGGCGGCCAGCTCACCGAGCAGGTGCGCCGCAAGCCCTACAGCGTCGTGCTCTTCGACGAGATCGAGAAGGCGCACCCCGACGTCTTCAACACCCTGCTGCAGCTCCTCGACGACGGCCGGCTCACCGACTCGCACGGACGCACGGTCGACTTCCGGAACACGGTCGTGATCATGACGAGCAACATAGGCAGCCCGCAGGTCCTCGAGATGGGCGCGTCGGGCGCGAGCTACGACGAGATGAAGGCGAAGGTCTTCGGCCTGCTGCAGCAGCAGTTCCGGCCCGAGTTCCTCAACCGCATCGACGACGTCATCGTCTTCCACGCGCTCGACAGGCAGCAGGTCGCCGAGATCGCGCGCATCCAGCTCGGTCGCCTGCAGCGTCGCCTCGACGAGCGGCACATCACGCTCGAGATGACGCCGGAGGCCATGGAGCAGCTCGCCCTCATCGGCTACGACCCGGTGTTCGGCGCGCGTCCGCTGAAGCGCATGATCCGCGAGCGCATCGAGACGCCGCTGGCCAGGGGCATCATCGCCGGCGACTTCGACGACGGCGACACGGTGCGTGTGCTGCCGGCCGCGGACGGCGGCTTCAACCTGACGGCCGTCGAGCCCGTGGCGGCGAACTGA
- a CDS encoding NAD(P) transhydrogenase subunit alpha produces MLIVAVKETVAGERRVPLTPQTAGRFVRLGAEVAVESGLGAPLHLPDAAYEAQGARVGGREELLPAADVLLTVQPPSLDVVAGLRPGAVTAGFVDPFFNHELVRALARGRVSSLCVELIPRTTYAQKMDALSSQASLAGYAAVIVAARHSHKAFPMMSTPAGTIAPARVFVVGAGVAGLQAIATAKRLGARVEAYDTRPVVKEQVQSLGARFVELDVGETGQTAQGYAKELTPEQLERQRQQMAAVCANADVVVTTAQVFGRRAPLIVTEEMVAGMKPGSVIVDLAASTGGNVAGSRSGEVVVTANGVTILGFSDLPSSVALDASQMYANNLYNLIEHAWDGEAKALKLTEPDEIVGGALLTHDGAIRDERVRAALEATA; encoded by the coding sequence ATGCTCATCGTCGCGGTGAAGGAGACGGTCGCGGGCGAGAGGCGGGTGCCCCTCACGCCGCAGACCGCCGGCAGGTTCGTGCGCCTGGGGGCGGAGGTGGCGGTGGAGTCGGGCCTGGGAGCGCCGCTGCACCTGCCCGACGCGGCCTACGAGGCCCAGGGCGCGCGCGTGGGCGGGCGCGAGGAGCTGCTCCCCGCGGCCGACGTGCTGCTGACGGTGCAGCCGCCGAGCCTCGACGTGGTCGCGGGCCTGCGGCCGGGCGCCGTGACCGCCGGGTTCGTCGACCCCTTCTTCAACCACGAGCTGGTGCGCGCGCTGGCGCGCGGGCGGGTCTCGTCGCTGTGCGTCGAGCTGATCCCGCGCACCACCTACGCCCAGAAGATGGACGCGCTGTCGAGCCAGGCCAGCCTGGCGGGCTACGCCGCCGTCATCGTCGCGGCGCGGCACTCCCACAAGGCGTTCCCGATGATGAGCACGCCGGCCGGGACGATCGCGCCGGCGCGGGTCTTCGTCGTCGGCGCCGGCGTGGCCGGCCTGCAGGCGATCGCGACGGCCAAGAGGCTGGGCGCCAGGGTGGAGGCCTACGACACCAGGCCCGTCGTGAAGGAGCAGGTGCAGTCGCTCGGCGCGCGGTTCGTCGAGCTCGACGTGGGCGAGACGGGTCAGACCGCGCAGGGCTACGCCAAGGAGCTGACTCCCGAGCAGCTCGAGCGCCAGCGTCAGCAGATGGCCGCGGTGTGCGCGAACGCCGACGTCGTGGTCACGACGGCGCAGGTGTTCGGCCGCCGCGCCCCGCTGATCGTGACGGAGGAGATGGTCGCGGGCATGAAGCCGGGCAGCGTCATCGTGGACCTGGCGGCCTCGACCGGCGGCAACGTCGCCGGCAGCCGCTCCGGCGAGGTCGTCGTGACCGCGAACGGCGTGACGATCCTCGGCTTCTCCGACCTGCCATCGTCGGTGGCGCTCGACGCCAGCCAGATGTACGCGAACAACCTCTACAACCTCATCGAGCACGCCTGGGACGGCGAGGCGAAGGCGCTGAAGCTCACCGAGCCCGACGAGATCGTCGGCGGCGCCCTGCTCACGCACGACGGCGCGATCCGCGACGAGCGCGTGCGGGCGGCCCTGGAGGCCACGGCATGA
- a CDS encoding carboxypeptidase-like regulatory domain-containing protein: MSTDSGHPDAEEASFDLVVRAVGTGISAEATLAVNVAPQEVNGVVVDPAGAPISGVVVQVSGHASVVTEADGTFSVPDVAVRVRAYRYALGAHGAAAQIVAAGMASLPPPTTSPRSTRPCPVTATSGAPRASAWPRWAPG, encoded by the coding sequence GTGTCGACGGACAGCGGGCATCCCGACGCCGAGGAGGCCAGCTTCGACCTGGTCGTCAGGGCCGTAGGGACCGGGATCAGCGCCGAGGCCACCCTGGCCGTCAACGTCGCGCCGCAGGAGGTGAACGGCGTCGTCGTCGACCCCGCGGGCGCGCCCATCTCGGGGGTCGTGGTCCAGGTCTCCGGGCATGCCAGCGTCGTGACGGAGGCCGACGGGACCTTCAGCGTGCCGGACGTCGCGGTGCGGGTCAGGGCCTACCGCTACGCCCTCGGCGCTCACGGCGCGGCCGCACAGATCGTGGCCGCCGGCATGGCCTCGCTACCGCCACCCACCACATCTCCTCGGTCGACGAGGCCGTGTCCGGTGACGGCTACATCGGGGGCGCCCAGAGCGTCGGCCTGGCCGCGCTGGGCGCCGGGCTGA
- a CDS encoding NAD(P)(+) transhydrogenase (Re/Si-specific) subunit beta yields MESAFQLAYIAAAVLFIVGLKMLGRAETARRGNAVSAVGMLVAVVATLLQSGIDYALVAAGLVVGGGIGAVWARRVKMTQMPETVAIFNGAGGGASLLVGWAEYLGDPSQGAVTAVATVLAVLVGGVTLTGSVLAWAKLSERVSGRPILFGGQQVVNGVLLLGAVVTGVLYAVNPPAGYPFLLAAIVVALVLGVLAVLPIGGADMPIVISLLNSYSGIAASAAGFVIDNTVLIVAGSLVGASGLILTQIMCKAMNRSLANVLFSGFGAVTRAGTQAVEGEVKPITPEDAYYVLEAAGSVVFVPGYGMAVAQAQHVVKELADILEANGAEVRYAIHPVAGRMPGHMNVLLAEANVPYEQLVEPGDVNPTMENVDVAVVIGANDVVNPAAKEDRSSPLYGMPIIEVDRARTTFVLKRSMNPGFSGVENPLFYKPNTRMVFGDAKAVLGRLVAEFKEAAA; encoded by the coding sequence GTGGAGTCCGCGTTCCAGCTCGCCTACATAGCCGCCGCGGTTCTCTTCATCGTCGGCCTCAAGATGCTCGGCCGCGCTGAGACCGCGCGTCGCGGGAACGCCGTGTCGGCCGTGGGCATGCTCGTCGCGGTCGTCGCCACGCTGCTCCAGTCGGGCATCGACTACGCGCTCGTGGCCGCCGGCCTCGTCGTGGGCGGCGGCATCGGCGCCGTCTGGGCGCGGCGCGTGAAGATGACCCAGATGCCCGAGACGGTGGCGATCTTCAACGGGGCGGGCGGCGGCGCCTCGCTGCTCGTGGGCTGGGCCGAGTACCTCGGCGACCCGAGCCAGGGCGCCGTGACGGCGGTCGCCACGGTCCTGGCGGTGCTCGTCGGCGGCGTGACGCTCACCGGGTCCGTGCTGGCGTGGGCGAAGCTCTCCGAGCGCGTGAGCGGCCGGCCGATCCTCTTCGGCGGCCAGCAGGTCGTGAACGGCGTCCTGCTGCTCGGCGCCGTCGTCACCGGCGTGCTCTACGCGGTGAACCCCCCGGCCGGCTACCCGTTCCTGCTCGCGGCGATCGTCGTGGCGCTGGTGCTCGGCGTGCTGGCGGTGCTGCCCATCGGCGGCGCCGACATGCCCATCGTGATCTCGCTCCTGAACAGCTACTCCGGCATCGCGGCCAGCGCCGCCGGCTTCGTCATCGACAACACCGTGCTCATCGTCGCCGGCTCGTTGGTGGGCGCCTCCGGCCTGATCCTCACCCAGATCATGTGCAAGGCCATGAACCGCTCGCTCGCCAACGTGCTGTTCAGCGGGTTCGGCGCCGTCACGCGGGCGGGGACGCAGGCCGTGGAGGGCGAGGTCAAGCCCATCACGCCCGAGGACGCCTACTACGTCCTGGAGGCCGCCGGCAGCGTGGTGTTCGTGCCCGGCTACGGCATGGCCGTGGCCCAGGCGCAGCACGTGGTCAAGGAGCTGGCCGACATCCTCGAGGCGAACGGCGCCGAGGTCCGCTACGCGATCCACCCCGTGGCCGGACGCATGCCCGGCCACATGAACGTGCTGCTCGCCGAGGCGAACGTGCCCTACGAGCAGCTCGTCGAGCCGGGCGACGTGAACCCGACGATGGAGAACGTCGACGTCGCCGTGGTCATCGGCGCCAACGACGTCGTGAACCCGGCCGCCAAGGAGGACAGGTCGAGCCCCCTCTACGGCATGCCGATCATCGAGGTCGACAGGGCGCGCACGACGTTCGTCCTCAAGCGCTCCATGAACCCGGGCTTCTCGGGGGTCGAGAACCCGCTGTTCTACAAGCCCAACACCCGCATGGTCTTCGGCGACGCCAAGGCCGTGCTCGGTCGGCTCGTGGCCGAGTTCAAGGAGGCGGCCGCCTGA
- the pfkA gene encoding 6-phosphofructokinase — protein sequence MNHLAVLTSGGDAPGMNAAIRAVVRTAVHDGARVSGVYRGFQGLIEDDIVELQARDVANVIQRGGTVLRTARSEEFMQPAGRAKAAEVLRGRGIEGLVVIGGDGSFRGALALAREHGVKVIGIPGTIDNDIFGTDVSIGFNTAINVALEAVDRLRDTAASHDRLFLVEVMGRRSGHIALHVGVAGGAEAILIPEAPLSAAEVAQMIVAAEKRGKSSSIIVVAEGAYPGGARELQRTVEEASGYEIRSVILGHTQRGGTPTTRDRVLASRLGFHAVRALMRGKSGVMVGTDRRGIVFRDLAEVVANKKDVDRELLEIAAVLAT from the coding sequence GTGAACCACCTGGCCGTGCTGACGAGCGGCGGCGACGCCCCCGGCATGAACGCCGCTATCCGCGCCGTCGTCCGCACGGCCGTCCACGACGGCGCCCGCGTCTCTGGCGTCTACCGCGGCTTCCAGGGGCTCATCGAGGACGACATCGTCGAGCTGCAGGCCCGCGACGTGGCCAACGTCATCCAGCGCGGCGGCACCGTACTGCGCACCGCCCGCTCCGAGGAGTTCATGCAGCCCGCCGGGCGAGCCAAGGCGGCGGAGGTCCTCAGGGGACGCGGCATCGAGGGGCTCGTCGTGATCGGCGGCGACGGCAGCTTCCGCGGCGCGCTCGCCCTGGCCCGCGAGCACGGCGTGAAGGTCATCGGCATACCGGGCACCATCGACAACGACATCTTCGGCACCGACGTCTCGATCGGCTTCAACACGGCCATCAACGTGGCGCTCGAGGCCGTCGACAGGCTGCGCGACACCGCCGCCAGCCACGACAGGCTCTTCCTCGTCGAGGTCATGGGCCGGCGCTCCGGCCACATCGCCCTGCACGTGGGCGTGGCCGGCGGCGCGGAGGCGATCCTCATACCAGAGGCGCCCCTGAGCGCCGCCGAGGTCGCCCAGATGATCGTGGCGGCCGAGAAGCGCGGGAAGTCGTCTTCGATCATCGTCGTCGCCGAGGGCGCCTACCCCGGCGGGGCCCGCGAGCTGCAGCGCACCGTGGAGGAGGCGTCAGGCTACGAGATCCGCAGCGTGATCCTCGGCCACACGCAGCGCGGCGGCACGCCCACGACGCGCGACCGCGTGCTGGCCTCGCGCCTCGGCTTCCACGCCGTGCGGGCGCTGATGCGGGGCAAGAGCGGCGTCATGGTGGGCACCGACCGGCGCGGCATCGTCTTCCGCGACCTGGCGGAGGTCGTGGCGAACAAGAAGGACGTCGACAGGGAGCTCCTCGAGATCGCGGCGGTGCTGGCGACCTGA
- a CDS encoding NAD(P) transhydrogenase subunit alpha, which translates to MTILLLLFVFVLAIFLGLELIQKVPSQLHTPLMSGSNAISGISIVGAIASTAVGGTFSNVLAFVAIVLAAVNVFGGYLVTDRMLGMFRTGKREG; encoded by the coding sequence ATGACGATACTGCTGCTCCTGTTCGTCTTCGTCCTCGCCATCTTCCTCGGCCTCGAGCTGATCCAGAAGGTGCCGTCGCAGCTCCACACGCCGCTGATGTCCGGCTCCAACGCGATCTCGGGCATCTCGATCGTGGGCGCCATCGCGTCCACTGCCGTGGGCGGCACGTTCTCGAACGTGCTGGCCTTCGTCGCCATCGTGCTCGCTGCCGTCAACGTCTTCGGGGGCTACCTCGTCACCGACCGCATGCTCGGCATGTTCAGGACGGGCAAGAGGGAGGGCTGA